A segment of the Methanomassiliicoccaceae archaeon DOK genome:
CGAGCCCAGGTCGTACAGGGACCTCCCCATCAGGATGGGCGAGCTCGGACTGGTTCACAGGCACGAGAAGTCCGGGACGCTCCACGGGCTGTTCAGGGTCAGGTGCTTCACCCAGGATGATGCGCACATCTTCATGAGGCCAGACCAGGTCGAGCAGGAGATCGAGGGCGTCGTCAGGCTCATCGACGAGGTCTACTCCAAATTCGGCTTCAAGTACCACGTCGAGCTCTCCACCAGGCCGGAGGACAGCATGGGAACCGACGAGGAGTGGGAGATGGCCACCAACGCGCTCATCAACGCTCTGAACACCATGGGTCTCGAGTACGCCGTGAACGAGGGTGACGGGGCCTTCTACGGACCCAAGATCGACTTCCACCTCGAGGACTGCCTCGGCAGGACCTGGCAGTGCGGAACCATCCAGCTGGACTTCCAGATGCCCCAGAGGTTCGAGCTCGAGTACACCGGTTCCGACGGCGACAAGCACAGGCCTATCATGCTGCACAGGGTCATATTCGGGTCCATCGAGAGGTTCATCGGGATCCTGACGGAGCACTACGCGGGAAGGTTCCCCGTCTGGCTTGCGCCCGTGCAGGTGAGGGTCCTGTCCGTTTCCGAGAAGTCCTTCGACTACGCGTCGCAGGTCGCAGCGAAGCTGAAGTCCTCCGGAATCAGGATGGAGCTCGACAACAGCGACAACAAGATCGGGTACAAGATCCGCGAGGCCCAGCTCCAGAAGGTCCCGTACATGCTTGTCCTTGGTGAGAAGGAGAGCGACGACGGAACCATCGTCACCGTCAGGACGAGGGAGGGACAGGACCTCGGTTCCATGCCCCTCGACGACTTCATCGCCAAGGTCCAGAAGGAGACCGCGGAGAGGAGCAGCTGAAAAACATGAATCTCCGGCCCGGACGGGCCGGAGCCTTCCTTTTTATTTTACGATAATCCGAACGTCGGTCCCGGGCAGAGGTTCCGCGGACCATGGACGGGACGTATCCTATCCGTTTGCGCCGCATCAGCACTTGGCGGCACCGGGCCTGACCGCGTTGGCGATGGCGGGGGCGGCCATGGCGCTGAGAGCCTCGATGAGGCTGTCCCAGTCCTCCTCGCAGACGATGACGGCGTTCCCCTTCTCGGTGGAGATGACGATCTTCTCGCCCATGAGTGTTCTGTTGGTGATCTCCTGCAGTTTCATGCGAGCCTCTTCGACTCCGAATTCCGCCATGATGGTAGGGATGCCTATGGAGGATATGAAGCGAACCGATGTACGATATATAGCATTCAGTAGAGGAACGTCTACTATGTACGTCCGGATCGGACGCGACGGGGACCCTGGCAACGGGGTCGTTGGAGAATGGGTCGCCGGCTCCGCTCAGAGCCGGCATTGCGTTCGCGAGGCTGTACTCAGGCGCTCTCTGTGGCGCTCTTGAGGGATGACTTGTAGGACTCGAGGACCGCGGGGACGGTCAGGACGCTGACCGCCTCGACAAGGGAGTCCCAGTCCTCCTCGGAAATCATTACGATGTTTCCAGCGCCGGTGCTGATGGTGATTTTCTCTCCCATCAGGGATCTGTCGACGAGCTCGCGCATCTTTTCCTGCGCTCCGGGAACATCATATGTTGCCATGAGTGATGCGACATTGTACCAGTATATAAAAGAATCTGATGTTTGTTACACATCGTTGGATGGGCTGAATAAATATCATATTCTAAATGCCTACCATAGACATATGTATAGTATATAGAGGGTGGATTCAGACGAATGAACAGAATATCGTTATTATAAAGAGGATAACGCTATCATAATCTTCCAAATCAAATACCGGTCGCATGAAGGTTGGATGGGAAATCCATCATTTGAGCGGGAAACGGTAAGCATTCGGATGCGGATCGGATGCAGAAGTGGTGAAGGGAGGGGCGGACGGGCCGCCCCCGTTGGACAGGTCTCAGTCCTGGATGACCCTGACCTGGATCTTCTTGTTCTTGTACTTGGCCTTGGGCAGGTCCATGGTCATCCTGTTGCCGAAGTCCTTGTGGACCTCCACGACGGACGACTCCGGTCCGACGGTGATCTTGCCAATGGACACGTCCCTGATCCTGGCGTTGCGGATGATGAAGTCCGCCAGGCTGACCTTTCCGAACCCGTCCTTCTTGCCCAGGTTCACCTCGAACCTGCACATGCCGAAGACGTCGGAGATCTGGTCGTAGTCGACGACCCTCTTGATGGTGTCCTTGGTGCCGGGCTCGGCCTCGGGGACGTCCCTCTTCTCGATCTCCATGCCGGTGCGCATCTCGAACTCCCTGACGAGGTGCTCCTCCTCGGAGGTGACGAACGACACCGCCGTGCCC
Coding sequences within it:
- the thrS gene encoding threonine--tRNA ligase → MKALYADGSVRETDDELPVIRHTASHVMAQAVQRLWPGTKLAIGPAIDDGFYYDFDKEGGFTPEDLEKIEAEMKKIIKENLKLETYTLPRADAIEYLRSKGEDYKVQLVEDLPEDAPISFYKQGEFVDLCAGPHAMYTKAVKAFKLLSLAGAYWRGDEHNKMLSRIYGTAFESKEKLEAYLNMLEEAKKRDHRKLGKELGLFAIMEEGPGFPFFLPKGMVLKNTLIEYWRELHTRENYYEISTPMILNQALWLRSGHWDHYKDNMYTTTIDDEIYCVKPMNCPGGMLVYKTEPRSYRDLPIRMGELGLVHRHEKSGTLHGLFRVRCFTQDDAHIFMRPDQVEQEIEGVVRLIDEVYSKFGFKYHVELSTRPEDSMGTDEEWEMATNALINALNTMGLEYAVNEGDGAFYGPKIDFHLEDCLGRTWQCGTIQLDFQMPQRFELEYTGSDGDKHRPIMLHRVIFGSIERFIGILTEHYAGRFPVWLAPVQVRVLSVSEKSFDYASQVAAKLKSSGIRMELDNSDNKIGYKIREAQLQKVPYMLVLGEKESDDGTIVTVRTREGQDLGSMPLDDFIAKVQKETAERSS